From one Musa acuminata AAA Group cultivar baxijiao chromosome BXJ2-6, Cavendish_Baxijiao_AAA, whole genome shotgun sequence genomic stretch:
- the LOC103975117 gene encoding uncharacterized protein LOC103975117 → MERRGGCCIAMYGGGGDANVAWKVDRIMLKFRPIAPKPVVGSPTVVAAAPKEASAGARRPKRKGPAISAAAARGRKPRKVEATPLPPPIVDEGKSFSSSTIVTLPLMPETPERKGDPAGAPPKWCPTPAAVAPAWMGLGEGEAADVVVAPRPVRAVVSWVTVECVTDTWREGEVSWRNDKVARAALAADECPGFVSDEWGGVTWTNEAYRRMVLGEGSGSSSAAGGVKEEEEEEVRVKLVARGLVPAARTCRAFTCRVRVRHAERPKGPPSLAAPCDVWRLDGGGCAWRLDVKAALSLSV, encoded by the coding sequence ATGGAGAGGAGAGGCGGTTGCTGTATTGCGATGTATGGCGGAGGCGGAGACGCCAACGTCGCTTGGAAGGTGGACCGGATCATGCTCAAGTTCCGGCCCATCGCCCCCAAGCCCGTCGTTGGCTCTCCGACCGTCGTCGCCGCCGCCCCCAAGGAGGCGTCCGCCGGGGCGAGGAGGCCGAAGCGGAAGGGACCCGCCATCTCCGCCGCCGCTGCCAGAGGGAGGAAGCCGAGGAAGGTGGAGGcgacgccgctgccgccgccgatcGTGGATGAAGGGAAGTCGTTCTCCTCGTCGACCATCGTGACTCTGCCGCTGATGCCGGAGACGCCGGAGAGGAAGGGCGATCCGGCCGGAGCGCCGCCAAAATGGTGCCCTACTCCTGCTGCGGTGGCGCCGGCGTGGATGGGGCTGGGGGAGGGAGAAGCGGCGGACGTGGTGGTGGCGCCGCGGCCGGTCCGGGCGGTGGTGTCCTGGGTGACGGTGGAGTGCGTGACCGACACGTGGAGGGAGGGGGAGGTCTCATGGAGGAACGACAAGGTGGCCAGGGCGGCGCTGGCGGCGGACGAGTGCCCCGGGTTCGTGTCGGACGAGTGGGGCGGGGTGACCTGGACCAACGAGGCGTACCGAAGGATGGTGCTGGGCGAGGGTAGCGGTTCCTCCTCCGCGGCCGGCGGagtgaaggaagaagaagaggaggaggtgaggGTTAAGCTGGTCGCGCGGGGGCTGGTCCCGGCGGCGAGGACGTGCCGCGCGTTCACGTGCAGGGTGCGCGTAAGGCACGCGGAGCGGCCGAAGGGGCCACCGTCTCTGGCGGCGCCGTGCGACGTGTGGAGGCTAGACGGCGGCGGTTGCGCGTGGAGGCTCGACGTCAAGGCGGCCCTGAGTCTGAGCGTGTAG
- the LOC103989314 gene encoding protein Iojap-related, mitochondrial, with amino-acid sequence MLAASKSRVVASLASSRPLLNHGPWRHLGFLRSVSSSPAPGTPNPGSLELKEVEKILGDVKADDVRVISVRDQCDWTDYMVVATGRSSWHVRNIAQALIHKVKQKQKGAERLVLPSVEGHEGGKWIVIDSGNVIVHALEEKARAYYNLESLWTTEMTPKGPNLDLEKSLVKTRPRNKSKKPMKSI; translated from the exons ATGTTGGCGGCCTCGAAATCGCGAGTGGTCGCATCGCTCGCGTCCTCTCGCCCTCTCCTCAATCATGGCCCATGGCGGCATCTAGGGTTCCTCCGGTCCGTCTCCTCCTCGCCGGCGCCCGGCACCCCAAATCCGGGGTCCTTGGAGCTGAAGGAGGTCGAGAAGATCCTCGGCGACGTGAAGGCGGACGATGTGAGGGTGATATCGGTGCGGGACCAGTGCGATTGGACGGATTACATGGTCGTCGCCACCGGCCGATCCTCCTGGCACGTCCGCAACATTGCCCAAGCCCTAATTCACAAG GTAAAACAAAAGCAAAAAGGCGCTGAACGATTAGTGCTTCCGAGTGTCGAAGGCCACGAAGGAGGAAAGTGGATTGTGATTGATTCTG GTAATGTTATAGTTCATGCACTTGAGGAGAAGGCTAGAGCATATTATAATCTCGAAAGTCTCTGGACAACAGAGATGACCCCAAAGGGACCTAacctg GATTTGGAGAAATCCCTGGTGAAGACGCGTCCTAGAAACAAATCCAAGAAACCAATGAAGAGCATTTAG